In one window of Natator depressus isolate rNatDep1 chromosome 12, rNatDep2.hap1, whole genome shotgun sequence DNA:
- the NETO2 gene encoding neuropilin and tolloid-like protein 2 isoform X2 has protein sequence MALDKLCSVLEVLLITILVVEGIAVAQKTQGGQNIGVNHIPSTQCDNWVRTSNGGHFASPNYPNLYPPNQECIYILEAAPRQRIELTFDEPYYIEPSFECRFDHIEVRDGPFGFSPLIDRYCGLKSPALIRSTGRFMWIKFTSDEELEGEGFQAKYSFIPDCQFELSGADGIVRSSQVEQEEKTKPGQAIDCIWTIKATPNAKIYLRFLDYQMEHSNECKRNFVAVYDGSSSIENLKAKFCSTVANDVMLQTGTGVVRMWADEGSRLSRFRMLFTSFVDPPCSGSSYFCHSNMCINNSLVCNGIQNCAYPWDENHCKEKKKTGLFEQITKTHGTIIGITSGIVLVLLIISILVQVKQPRKKVMACKTAFNKTGFQEVFDPPHYELFSLRDKEISTDLADLSEELENYQKMRRSSIASRCIHDHHCGSQASSIKQSRTNLSSMELPFRNDFAQPQPMKTFNSTFKKSSYTFKQAHDCPEQVIEDRVMEEIPCEIYVRGREDAAQGSLSIDF, from the exons gtgggcAGAATATTGGAGTAAATCACATACCATCTACACAGTGTGACAACTGGGTTCGGACAAGCAATGGAGGCCATTTTGCTTCACCAAACTATCCTAATTTGTACCCACCAAACCAGGAGTGTATCTACATTTTAGAAG CTGCTCCACGCCAAAGAATTGAGTTGACCTTTGATGAACCTTATTACATAGAACCCTCATTTGAATGTCGATTTGATCACATTGAAGTTCGAGATGGACCTTTTGGTTTTTCCCCTCTCATCGATCGTTACTGTGGTCTGAAAAGTCCTGCACTAATTAGATCAACAGGGAGGTTTATGTGGATAAAGTTTACTTCGGATGAGGAGCTAGAAGGAGAGGGATTTCAAGCAAAATACTCGTTTATACCAG ACTGCCAGTTTGAGCTTTCAGGAGCTGATGGAATAGTACGTTCCAGTCAAGTAGAacaagaagagaaaacaaaacctgGACAAGCAATTGACTGCATATGGACAATTAAGGCTACTCCAAATGCTAAG atttatttgagatTCCTGGACTACCAAATGGAGCACTCAAATGAATGCAAGAGAAACTTTGTAGCTGTGTATGATGGAAGCAGTTCCATTGAAAACCTGAAGGCAAAGTTTTGCAGCACAGTAGCAAACGATGTGATGCTGCAGACGGGAACAGGAGTGGTACGGATGTGGGCAGATGAGGGTAGCAGACTCAGCAGATTCAGAATGCTGTTCACTTCATTTGTTGATC ctccATGCTCAGGCAGCAGTTACTTTTGCCATAGCAACATGTGCATCAATAATTCTTTGGTCTGCAATGGCATTCAAAACTGTGCATACCCTTGGGATGAAAATCATTGCAAAG agaagaaaaaaactggacTGTTTGAACAAATCACCAAAACTCATGGAACCATCATTGGAATTACTTCAGGGATAGTTTTGGTTCTTCTCATAATTTCAATTCTGGTGCAAGTAAAGCAGCCTCGCAAAAAGGTTATGGCCTGCAAAACTGCTTTTAATAAAACCGGCTTCCAAGAAGTATTTGATCCTCCACATTATGAACTGTTCTCATTAAGGGATAAAGAGATTTCTACAGACTTGGCTGACTTATCAGAAGAACTTGAGAACTATCAGAAAATGAGACGCTCCTCTATTGCTTCGAGATGTATTCATGACCATCACTGTGGCTCTCAAGCCTCCAGTATAaaacaaagcaggaccaatctcagTTCCATGGAACTTCCTTTCCGCAATGATTTTGCGCAACCTCAGCCAATGAAAACATTTAATAGCACCTTCAAGAAAAGTAGTTACACATTTAAACAGGCCCATGACTGCCCTGAGCAGGTCATAGAAGACAGGGTGATGGAGGAGATTCCTTGTGAAATTTATGTGAGAGGACGAGAGGATGCTGCACAAGGCTCATTATCTATTGACTTTTAA
- the NETO2 gene encoding neuropilin and tolloid-like protein 2 isoform X1, producing MALDKLCSVLEVLLITILVVEGIAVAQKTQGGQNIGVNHIPSTQCDNWVRTSNGGHFASPNYPNLYPPNQECIYILEAAPRQRIELTFDEPYYIEPSFECRFDHIEVRDGPFGFSPLIDRYCGLKSPALIRSTGRFMWIKFTSDEELEGEGFQAKYSFIPDPDFTYLGGILNPIPDCQFELSGADGIVRSSQVEQEEKTKPGQAIDCIWTIKATPNAKIYLRFLDYQMEHSNECKRNFVAVYDGSSSIENLKAKFCSTVANDVMLQTGTGVVRMWADEGSRLSRFRMLFTSFVDPPCSGSSYFCHSNMCINNSLVCNGIQNCAYPWDENHCKEKKKTGLFEQITKTHGTIIGITSGIVLVLLIISILVQVKQPRKKVMACKTAFNKTGFQEVFDPPHYELFSLRDKEISTDLADLSEELENYQKMRRSSIASRCIHDHHCGSQASSIKQSRTNLSSMELPFRNDFAQPQPMKTFNSTFKKSSYTFKQAHDCPEQVIEDRVMEEIPCEIYVRGREDAAQGSLSIDF from the exons gtgggcAGAATATTGGAGTAAATCACATACCATCTACACAGTGTGACAACTGGGTTCGGACAAGCAATGGAGGCCATTTTGCTTCACCAAACTATCCTAATTTGTACCCACCAAACCAGGAGTGTATCTACATTTTAGAAG CTGCTCCACGCCAAAGAATTGAGTTGACCTTTGATGAACCTTATTACATAGAACCCTCATTTGAATGTCGATTTGATCACATTGAAGTTCGAGATGGACCTTTTGGTTTTTCCCCTCTCATCGATCGTTACTGTGGTCTGAAAAGTCCTGCACTAATTAGATCAACAGGGAGGTTTATGTGGATAAAGTTTACTTCGGATGAGGAGCTAGAAGGAGAGGGATTTCAAGCAAAATACTCGTTTATACCAG ATCCAGACTTCACTTACCTAGGAGGTATTTTAAATCCCATCCCAG ACTGCCAGTTTGAGCTTTCAGGAGCTGATGGAATAGTACGTTCCAGTCAAGTAGAacaagaagagaaaacaaaacctgGACAAGCAATTGACTGCATATGGACAATTAAGGCTACTCCAAATGCTAAG atttatttgagatTCCTGGACTACCAAATGGAGCACTCAAATGAATGCAAGAGAAACTTTGTAGCTGTGTATGATGGAAGCAGTTCCATTGAAAACCTGAAGGCAAAGTTTTGCAGCACAGTAGCAAACGATGTGATGCTGCAGACGGGAACAGGAGTGGTACGGATGTGGGCAGATGAGGGTAGCAGACTCAGCAGATTCAGAATGCTGTTCACTTCATTTGTTGATC ctccATGCTCAGGCAGCAGTTACTTTTGCCATAGCAACATGTGCATCAATAATTCTTTGGTCTGCAATGGCATTCAAAACTGTGCATACCCTTGGGATGAAAATCATTGCAAAG agaagaaaaaaactggacTGTTTGAACAAATCACCAAAACTCATGGAACCATCATTGGAATTACTTCAGGGATAGTTTTGGTTCTTCTCATAATTTCAATTCTGGTGCAAGTAAAGCAGCCTCGCAAAAAGGTTATGGCCTGCAAAACTGCTTTTAATAAAACCGGCTTCCAAGAAGTATTTGATCCTCCACATTATGAACTGTTCTCATTAAGGGATAAAGAGATTTCTACAGACTTGGCTGACTTATCAGAAGAACTTGAGAACTATCAGAAAATGAGACGCTCCTCTATTGCTTCGAGATGTATTCATGACCATCACTGTGGCTCTCAAGCCTCCAGTATAaaacaaagcaggaccaatctcagTTCCATGGAACTTCCTTTCCGCAATGATTTTGCGCAACCTCAGCCAATGAAAACATTTAATAGCACCTTCAAGAAAAGTAGTTACACATTTAAACAGGCCCATGACTGCCCTGAGCAGGTCATAGAAGACAGGGTGATGGAGGAGATTCCTTGTGAAATTTATGTGAGAGGACGAGAGGATGCTGCACAAGGCTCATTATCTATTGACTTTTAA